In one Brevibacillus choshinensis genomic region, the following are encoded:
- a CDS encoding M20/M25/M40 family metallo-hydrolase — translation MGKWQTKEQLVDLLCNIVSIPSVTGSLAEKQLPGYVVEQLRSLPYYQAHPDHVRANPTEDGRHFVTALVKKEGARDTIILVSHFDVVDVEDYGAWRTHAFDPQTLTPLFQANAAEMPAEVQHDLNTGNWLFGRGTMDMKCGLTLHMSMIERACEGEFEGNILLLTVPDEEVNSVGMRAAVPALLALAEEFDLSYKTVLNSEPMFTRFPGDQNKYLYTGSIGKVLPGFLCYGKETHVGEPFAGLNGNYMASQLTCELELNTSFCEVVEGEASPPPTNLIQKDLKKEYSVQIPHRAVTLFNLFLLEKRMEDVVEPLLQSAKKVAEQIKQTYVRHATQFAANAPFAPRELSINVLSYEHLHAYATKTYGEDRLIQLQADVVASRGEKDDRDMTIELVDQLAILCKELSPMIILFFAPPFYPAVSSRNHPVIQRVAAEMEAYAREQHKVTLVNQNYFGGISDLSYVGLQYPAASMQPLVANMPMWDRGYSIPLQELEAFDVPVMNLGPVGRDAHQWTERLDVDYAFDTLMDMLPRCIHSLLK, via the coding sequence ATGGGCAAATGGCAAACAAAGGAACAGTTGGTCGATCTTCTGTGCAATATTGTCAGCATTCCGAGCGTGACGGGCTCCCTAGCTGAAAAACAATTACCGGGTTATGTCGTGGAGCAGCTGCGCTCCCTGCCCTACTATCAAGCTCACCCTGACCACGTGCGTGCCAATCCGACAGAGGATGGACGTCATTTCGTAACAGCACTGGTCAAAAAAGAAGGCGCCCGCGACACCATCATTCTCGTCAGCCACTTCGATGTCGTCGATGTCGAGGACTACGGCGCTTGGCGCACGCATGCTTTTGATCCACAGACGCTCACTCCCCTGTTTCAGGCGAATGCAGCCGAGATGCCCGCAGAGGTGCAGCACGACCTCAACACTGGCAACTGGTTGTTTGGCCGCGGGACGATGGACATGAAATGTGGACTTACCCTCCACATGTCGATGATCGAGCGTGCTTGTGAAGGAGAGTTTGAGGGGAATATCCTGCTTTTGACCGTTCCAGACGAGGAAGTCAACTCTGTCGGCATGCGCGCCGCTGTTCCTGCCCTGCTCGCACTCGCAGAAGAATTTGATCTGAGCTACAAAACTGTCCTGAACTCAGAGCCGATGTTCACCCGTTTTCCCGGCGACCAAAACAAGTACCTGTACACCGGATCCATCGGAAAAGTACTTCCTGGCTTCCTCTGCTATGGGAAGGAAACGCACGTCGGAGAGCCTTTTGCTGGACTGAATGGAAACTACATGGCCTCCCAGCTTACTTGCGAGTTGGAGCTGAACACCTCCTTCTGCGAGGTCGTCGAGGGAGAAGCATCGCCTCCTCCCACTAACCTGATCCAAAAGGACCTGAAAAAAGAGTACTCGGTGCAAATTCCGCACCGTGCAGTTACCCTGTTCAATCTGTTCCTGCTGGAAAAACGGATGGAAGATGTCGTAGAGCCGCTTTTGCAATCCGCCAAGAAGGTAGCCGAACAGATCAAGCAGACGTACGTAAGACATGCCACTCAATTTGCCGCGAATGCGCCATTTGCGCCTCGGGAGCTGTCTATTAACGTCTTGAGCTATGAGCATCTACACGCTTATGCCACCAAAACCTACGGAGAAGATCGATTGATCCAGCTTCAGGCCGATGTCGTAGCGAGTCGCGGCGAAAAAGATGACCGTGACATGACGATCGAGCTGGTCGATCAGCTGGCGATTCTGTGTAAGGAATTGTCTCCGATGATCATCCTGTTCTTTGCTCCTCCGTTCTATCCGGCTGTCAGCTCGCGCAATCACCCTGTCATTCAGCGCGTGGCGGCAGAAATGGAAGCCTACGCGCGGGAGCAGCACAAAGTGACTCTCGTAAATCAGAACTACTTCGGTGGCATTTCCGATTTGAGCTATGTCGGCTTGCAATACCCGGCCGCTTCCATGCAGCCGCTGGTCGCGAACATGCCGATGTGGGACCGAGGCTACTCGATCCCGCTGCAAGAACTGGAAGCTTTTGATGTGCCTGTCATGAACCTCGGACCAGTCGGACGCGACGCCCATCAGTGGACCGAACGACTCGATGTGGATTATGCATTTGATACCTTGATGGACATGTTGCCGCGTTGCATTCACTCTCTGTTGAAATAG
- a CDS encoding OsmC family protein, producing MQFEAKENGFVTHLSYGDLHVSGDEQYGFRPFQLMVSSIAVCSSGVLRKVLDKMRMPCSDMKVTAEVVRNEEKANRIEKIHLHFIISGENLQEEKVKKAIEASRKNCPMVQSVQDSIEITESFELVS from the coding sequence ATGCAATTTGAAGCCAAGGAAAACGGATTTGTGACCCATTTGTCTTACGGAGACCTGCATGTATCTGGCGACGAGCAATACGGCTTTCGCCCCTTCCAGCTCATGGTATCGTCTATCGCGGTTTGCAGCAGCGGAGTTCTGCGCAAAGTTCTGGATAAAATGAGAATGCCGTGCAGTGACATGAAGGTAACGGCTGAGGTCGTGCGAAATGAGGAAAAGGCGAATCGGATCGAAAAGATTCACCTGCACTTCATCATCAGTGGAGAAAATCTACAGGAAGAAAAAGTGAAAAAAGCGATTGAAGCCTCTCGTAAAAATTGTCCGATGGTTCAATCGGTTCAGGATAGTATCGAGATCACCGAATCGTTTGAACTCGTATCCTAA
- a CDS encoding uracil-xanthine permease family protein, with product MEQHRESAGLVVGVDEKISISKAFLLGMQHVLAMDLYIAPIIIAGLLTMDASSTSFFIQMCFLATGIGTLIQTGFGLRLPVVQGPSYVPIGALAAIGSKLGLNAMIGSLIPGALLMALMGYPLKWFAKAVRKFIPPLVGGTVIIIVGIALMPIGMGNIYHAPGDIWTNVFIAAVSAGVLVTCMLLGKRAKVAGTFFRLVSVLIAIAVGTFTAAFFGTVDFSPVGQASWLSLPKFFPYGAPVFDLSAVLTMLFVYLIIMIETTGTWFVVSTVTDSELTEKRLNRAAVGEGLGCFIGALFGGTPTTGYSSNAGLIAVTGVGSRMAIMAGGVILVALGLVPKLSTAITCIPEPVINGIFGIVCVAIVANGIKVIQHISIDDRNMMVIGLPILCTIAVTVLPKEALNGVPDFVNYILSSGITVGALATVILNLIIPEGKEKKQAAANQQVA from the coding sequence GTGGAACAACATCGCGAGAGCGCGGGGCTCGTCGTGGGCGTCGATGAAAAGATTAGTATCAGCAAAGCCTTTTTGCTTGGCATGCAACACGTGCTGGCCATGGACTTGTATATCGCTCCTATCATTATTGCTGGCTTGCTGACTATGGACGCATCGAGTACGTCCTTCTTCATTCAAATGTGCTTTTTGGCGACTGGGATCGGTACTTTGATCCAGACTGGCTTTGGACTGCGTTTGCCAGTTGTGCAGGGTCCATCCTACGTACCCATTGGTGCCTTGGCTGCCATTGGTAGCAAGCTTGGATTGAATGCCATGATCGGGAGCTTGATACCAGGTGCTTTGTTGATGGCCTTGATGGGATATCCTTTGAAATGGTTTGCCAAAGCGGTGCGTAAGTTTATCCCGCCTCTGGTCGGAGGAACGGTGATTATTATCGTAGGAATCGCCCTGATGCCGATCGGGATGGGCAACATTTACCACGCTCCAGGAGATATTTGGACCAATGTCTTTATCGCGGCTGTATCGGCGGGTGTTCTGGTCACCTGTATGCTGCTCGGAAAGAGAGCGAAAGTCGCCGGTACATTTTTCCGACTGGTGTCCGTATTGATTGCAATTGCTGTCGGTACGTTTACCGCAGCCTTTTTCGGAACCGTAGACTTTAGTCCGGTGGGACAAGCAAGCTGGCTGTCGCTGCCGAAGTTTTTCCCGTATGGCGCACCTGTGTTTGATCTCAGTGCGGTATTGACCATGCTGTTCGTCTATTTGATCATCATGATTGAAACGACAGGAACCTGGTTTGTTGTCTCTACGGTTACCGATAGCGAACTGACCGAAAAACGGTTGAATCGTGCAGCTGTCGGAGAAGGTCTGGGATGCTTTATCGGCGCGTTGTTTGGTGGTACGCCTACGACCGGATATTCCTCCAATGCCGGTTTGATCGCTGTCACGGGTGTAGGTAGCCGCATGGCGATCATGGCGGGTGGGGTCATTCTGGTGGCTCTCGGCTTGGTGCCAAAGCTGTCGACCGCGATCACCTGCATTCCGGAACCAGTCATCAACGGAATTTTCGGGATTGTTTGTGTAGCGATTGTCGCGAATGGTATCAAAGTCATTCAGCATATTTCTATCGACGATCGCAACATGATGGTCATCGGATTGCCGATTCTGTGCACGATTGCGGTGACGGTACTGCCAAAAGAAGCGTTGAATGGTGTACCTGATTTCGTGAATTACATTTTATCCTCGGGTATTACGGTAGGGGCGCTGGCGACTGTCATCCTCAACCTGATCATTCCTGAAGGGAAAGAGAAAAAGCAGGCAGCTGCCAATCAGCAAGTCGCCTGA